From a single Nostoc sp. MS1 genomic region:
- a CDS encoding FAD-binding oxidoreductase, whose translation MTNYLDNLLPSLEGIETITEANQVAKLSQDYHTFSPVLVPKLEGKVGDIVVRPANEEEVIKVAAICAAQRVPITVRGAGTGNYGQCVPLHGGVILDTTKLQEILWIKPGVARVEAGLKLAALDKKARESGWEMRMAPSTYRIATIGGFIAGGSGGIGSIQYGLLGDRGNLLALRVVTLEEKPRVIELRGDDVQKVNHAWGINGIITEVEIPLGPAYPWAEVIVTFDDFITAAKFGQSLASADGMIKKLVTIFASPIPQYFQPLHSYIPAETHPAFLILAEPSLELLPGLVQKYGGHITYQKSAQEAGKGLNLAEFTWNHTTLHARNVDTSITYLQSMFPADQSLQLVADLYHYFGDEVMIHLEFIRVNGAVVPAALQLVRYSTEERLNEIIRYHEAKGVFIANPHTYIIEDGGRKVIDPEQLKFKEMVDPYGLMNPGKSKVLEFSRG comes from the coding sequence ATGACAAACTACTTAGATAACCTCCTGCCCTCCCTAGAAGGCATCGAAACCATCACCGAAGCCAACCAAGTAGCGAAATTATCGCAAGACTATCACACCTTTAGCCCAGTGCTAGTTCCTAAACTGGAGGGGAAAGTGGGTGATATTGTAGTCCGCCCTGCCAACGAAGAAGAAGTAATCAAAGTTGCCGCTATCTGTGCCGCCCAGCGTGTACCCATAACTGTACGGGGTGCAGGAACGGGCAACTATGGGCAATGTGTACCTCTACATGGCGGTGTAATTCTAGATACAACTAAGTTACAGGAAATTTTGTGGATAAAACCGGGTGTGGCTAGAGTAGAAGCTGGCTTAAAGTTGGCAGCCTTAGATAAAAAAGCGCGAGAAAGCGGTTGGGAAATGCGGATGGCTCCTTCAACATACCGTATAGCCACAATTGGCGGGTTTATTGCTGGGGGTAGTGGTGGGATTGGTTCAATACAATATGGTTTGTTAGGCGATCGCGGTAATCTCTTAGCATTGCGAGTTGTCACCTTAGAAGAAAAACCCCGTGTCATCGAACTACGTGGCGATGATGTACAAAAAGTTAATCACGCTTGGGGTATTAACGGTATTATTACAGAAGTAGAAATTCCCTTGGGGCCTGCTTATCCTTGGGCAGAAGTTATAGTCACGTTTGACGACTTCATTACAGCCGCCAAGTTTGGACAAAGCCTAGCTAGTGCTGATGGCATGATTAAAAAATTAGTCACCATCTTTGCATCACCCATTCCCCAATACTTCCAACCCCTACATTCATACATTCCCGCAGAAACTCACCCAGCATTTCTGATTCTTGCCGAACCTAGCCTTGAACTACTACCAGGGTTAGTCCAAAAATATGGCGGACACATCACCTATCAAAAATCAGCCCAAGAAGCAGGCAAAGGTTTAAATTTAGCAGAATTTACTTGGAATCACACCACCTTACATGCCAGGAATGTCGATACTTCCATCACATATTTGCAAAGTATGTTTCCTGCGGATCAAAGCTTGCAATTAGTAGCAGACTTATATCATTACTTTGGTGATGAGGTGATGATTCATTTAGAGTTCATTCGCGTTAATGGTGCAGTAGTACCTGCTGCATTACAACTTGTGCGCTACTCCACAGAAGAACGCCTCAATGAAATTATCCGTTATCATGAAGCCAAAGGAGTATTTATAGCTAATCCCCACACATATATTATTGAAGATGGCGGTAGAAAAGTTATCGATCCTGAGCAGTTAAAATTCAAAGAAATGGTAGACCCTTACGGGTTAATGAATCCTGGAAAAAGTAAAGTATTAGAATTTAGCAGGGGATAG
- a CDS encoding NAD(P)/FAD-dependent oxidoreductase — MVEALENNSPHKVVIIGGGFGGLYAAKSLAKAKVDVTLIDKRNFHLFQPLLYQVATGTLSPSDISSPLRAVLSKSKNTKVLLGEVSDIDSTAQQVVLGDEKIPYDTLIVATGAKHSYFGKDNWEEFAPGLKTVEDAIEMRRRIFMAFEAAEKETDPEKRRAWLTFVIVGGGPTGVELAGAIAELAYKTLKEDFRNIDTTEAQVILLEGLDRVLPPFAPELSQEAEASLKQLGVKVQTKTMVTNIENDIVTIKQGDDVTEIGSKTVLWAAGVKASAMGKVLAEKTGVECDRAGRVIVEADLSIKGHNNIFVVGDLANFSHQNGKPLPGVAPVAKQEGEYVAKLVQKRLQGQTLPAFKYNDYGSLAMIGQNSAVVDLGFMKLTGFFAWLFWLLIHIYFLIEFNNKLVVMIQWAWNYVTRNRGARLITGREVPPTVKTVNNNSHYQPTESRLPVNV; from the coding sequence ATGGTTGAAGCACTTGAGAACAACTCACCCCACAAGGTCGTGATTATCGGCGGCGGTTTTGGTGGATTGTATGCAGCAAAGTCATTGGCTAAAGCTAAAGTAGATGTGACTCTGATTGATAAACGGAACTTTCACCTATTCCAGCCGCTACTTTATCAAGTTGCTACAGGTACTCTTTCACCATCTGATATTTCCTCACCTCTACGCGCAGTATTGAGTAAGAGTAAGAATACAAAAGTTTTGCTGGGAGAAGTCAGCGATATTGACTCAACAGCACAACAAGTGGTACTAGGTGATGAAAAAATACCCTACGATACTTTAATTGTAGCCACAGGTGCAAAGCACTCCTACTTTGGTAAAGATAACTGGGAAGAATTTGCGCCTGGGTTGAAAACTGTAGAAGATGCAATTGAAATGCGTCGCCGCATCTTTATGGCGTTTGAAGCAGCCGAGAAGGAAACAGACCCCGAAAAGCGCCGTGCTTGGTTAACTTTTGTAATTGTCGGTGGCGGCCCTACTGGGGTAGAATTAGCAGGTGCGATCGCTGAATTAGCTTACAAAACCCTCAAAGAAGACTTCCGCAACATTGACACCACAGAAGCGCAAGTCATCCTCCTCGAAGGTTTAGATCGAGTCCTCCCTCCCTTTGCGCCAGAATTATCACAGGAAGCCGAAGCATCCTTGAAACAGTTGGGTGTGAAAGTACAGACAAAAACGATGGTAACGAATATTGAGAATGACATCGTTACTATCAAACAAGGCGATGATGTGACAGAAATTGGCTCAAAGACTGTATTATGGGCAGCAGGTGTCAAAGCATCGGCAATGGGCAAAGTCTTAGCTGAGAAAACTGGGGTAGAATGCGATCGCGCCGGACGAGTTATCGTAGAAGCAGACTTGAGTATTAAGGGACATAACAATATTTTCGTTGTGGGAGATTTAGCTAACTTCTCTCACCAAAACGGTAAACCCCTTCCCGGTGTCGCACCAGTCGCCAAACAAGAAGGCGAATACGTCGCCAAATTGGTGCAGAAACGCCTACAAGGTCAAACTCTGCCTGCATTTAAGTATAACGATTACGGTAGTCTAGCTATGATTGGGCAAAACTCAGCCGTTGTAGACTTAGGTTTTATGAAGTTGACAGGCTTCTTTGCTTGGTTGTTCTGGCTATTAATTCACATCTACTTCTTAATCGAGTTCAATAATAAGTTAGTAGTCATGATTCAGTGGGCATGGAATTATGTTACTCGTAATCGTGGCGCTAGATTGATTACAGGTAGAGAAGTGCCGCCAACAGTTAAAACTGTTAACAATAACAGTCATTACCAGCCGACAGAAAGCAGGCTACCAGTCAATGTTTAG
- a CDS encoding DUF1338 domain-containing protein: MNKIALNLFSLLWQEYSARVTYARTYQQMITAAGGTVANDHIALRSLRLSVERPQGKVNLGIDYLSQIAEALGYVPAGEYHFPQTHLYARHYRHPQQAEFDLPKLFISELIVDELPEHIVELISQTVSKIPREFTSTITEFSPQESDEIITQKLQKVFTRPWLTPQRSVVEEVNQANQYGAWVLLHGYAVNHFTGYVNRHQTPKYANIDDTARGLASLGVPMKAEIEGDIACGLRQTATQAVKEMVTVIDDVTGQEIQIPWTYAYYEIAQRYPVEIAPGKQELFDAFLGNNAQQLFEMTRLSK; encoded by the coding sequence ATGAACAAAATCGCACTTAATCTTTTTTCATTACTCTGGCAAGAATACAGCGCCAGGGTTACTTACGCCCGGACTTATCAACAAATGATTACGGCGGCGGGTGGGACTGTGGCTAATGACCATATTGCATTGCGATCGCTCCGTTTATCAGTTGAGCGCCCACAAGGTAAAGTAAATCTGGGAATTGACTATCTATCTCAAATAGCAGAGGCTTTAGGTTATGTCCCGGCTGGAGAATATCATTTTCCCCAAACTCATCTTTACGCCCGTCACTATCGCCATCCCCAACAAGCAGAGTTTGATTTACCTAAGTTATTTATCAGCGAGTTAATTGTAGATGAATTGCCAGAACATATTGTTGAATTAATCTCTCAGACAGTATCAAAAATTCCTAGAGAATTTACTTCTACAATTACTGAATTTTCTCCACAAGAAAGTGATGAAATTATCACCCAAAAGTTGCAAAAAGTTTTCACTCGCCCTTGGTTAACTCCTCAACGTTCTGTTGTGGAAGAAGTTAATCAAGCTAATCAATATGGTGCTTGGGTGTTGTTACATGGCTATGCTGTCAATCATTTTACAGGTTATGTTAATCGCCATCAAACTCCAAAATACGCCAATATAGACGATACTGCTCGTGGTTTAGCTAGTTTAGGCGTACCTATGAAAGCAGAAATTGAAGGTGATATTGCTTGTGGTTTACGTCAGACAGCAACACAAGCCGTTAAAGAAATGGTAACAGTTATAGATGATGTCACTGGTCAGGAAATACAAATTCCTTGGACTTACGCCTATTATGAAATTGCTCAACGTTATCCTGTAGAAATAGCGCCAGGAAAGCAAGAACTATTTGATGCTTTTTTGGGAAATAATGCTCAACAATTGTTTGAAATGACTCGTTTATCTAAATAA
- the rtcA gene encoding RNA 3'-terminal phosphate cyclase has product MTIEIDGSYGEGGGQVLRTSLSLAAITGEPIRITGIRAGRKKPGLAAQHLTAVRAAAAICHGQLQGDALGSTMLEFIPGGVVQPGTYSFDVTEAQQGGSAGAITLVLQTILLPLALAEGDSEITLRGGTHVIFSPTMTYIEQVYLPMLRRMGIAAQVKLGAWGWYPRGGGEVNLQVKGGCKLTGINLLERGELKRVRGLAVATELPVHIPQRMASRAENLLRTAGLRVYVQALREKGVAPGAGIFLTAEYRNSLTGFGGFGRLRLSSEKVAEIACEQLLQFHQTGAPVDEHLADQLLLPAVLASGESHYKVSEVSTHLTTNAAVIEKFGLGKISVNQAEKTVLIRNS; this is encoded by the coding sequence ATGACAATTGAAATTGACGGTTCCTACGGCGAGGGAGGAGGACAAGTTCTTCGTACATCCCTTAGTTTAGCCGCCATCACTGGTGAACCCATACGCATTACAGGAATACGCGCTGGTCGCAAAAAGCCGGGGTTAGCCGCGCAACACTTAACAGCAGTGCGCGCGGCGGCGGCAATTTGTCATGGACAATTGCAGGGTGATGCGTTGGGTTCTACGATGCTGGAATTTATTCCTGGTGGTGTGGTGCAGCCTGGAACCTATAGTTTTGATGTTACTGAAGCACAGCAAGGTGGTTCGGCTGGGGCTATTACCCTAGTTTTGCAGACAATTCTCTTACCTTTAGCCTTAGCTGAGGGTGATTCTGAAATTACCCTACGGGGTGGAACTCATGTCATCTTTAGCCCGACAATGACCTACATTGAGCAAGTGTATCTGCCAATGTTACGCCGCATGGGCATCGCCGCCCAAGTCAAATTAGGGGCTTGGGGATGGTATCCCAGAGGCGGAGGGGAAGTAAATTTGCAGGTGAAGGGAGGCTGCAAACTCACCGGAATTAACTTATTGGAGAGAGGAGAGTTAAAGCGGGTGCGAGGACTAGCAGTGGCGACAGAATTACCTGTCCATATTCCCCAACGCATGGCCAGCCGCGCCGAGAATTTACTACGTACAGCCGGGTTAAGAGTATATGTGCAAGCACTACGAGAGAAAGGTGTAGCCCCAGGTGCAGGGATTTTTTTAACTGCTGAGTATCGTAATAGTTTGACGGGATTTGGTGGCTTTGGACGTTTGCGCTTATCCTCGGAAAAGGTTGCAGAGATTGCTTGCGAACAACTCTTACAATTTCACCAAACTGGCGCACCAGTTGATGAACACTTAGCAGATCAATTATTATTACCTGCGGTTTTAGCTTCAGGGGAAAGTCATTATAAAGTGTCTGAAGTGAGTACACATTTAACAACTAATGCCGCAGTTATTGAAAAGTTTGGGTTAGGTAAGATTAGTGTTAATCAAGCAGAAAAGACTGTGTTAATTCGTAATTCGTAA